In Danio aesculapii chromosome 8, fDanAes4.1, whole genome shotgun sequence, the genomic stretch GTGGATTTCTGGCTTGTCATCTGATTGGACAATATCCCGGGTTTTACAAGGCGTGTGTGGCACGAAATCCAGTCACCAATCTGGCATCCATGTTGGGGGGCACAGACATCCCAGACTGGTAATGGCACAGATCAGGATTTTTATTTCCCTTATGCTCTATAATCAATTCAAGAACAAATGTAGGCGGGGCTTGGTTTTGTCAGTGAGAGACTCTTTCaatgtggttagcactgtggcctcacagcatgaaggttgctggttcgagtctcggctgggtcagttggtgtttctgtgtggagtttgcatgttctccccgtgttggtgtgggtttcctccgggtgctctggttttccccacagtccaaacacatgcactataggggaattgattaactaaattggccgtattgtatgagtgtgtgtgtgtgtgtgtgtgtgtgtgtgtgtgtgtatgtttgtgtgtgtgattcggtgtgtgtttgtgtgtgtgtttgtttatgtgtgtgagtgtgtatgtgtgtatgtgtctgtatgtgtgtgtatgtttgtgtttgtgtgtgattcggtgtgtgtttgtgtgtgtgtttgtttatgtgtgtaagtgtgtatgtttttgtgtgtgtgtgtgtgtgtgtgtgtgagtgtgtgagtttgtttgtatgcgagtgtatgtttgtgtgtgagtgtgtgtatttgtttgtttgtgtgtgtgtgtgtgtgtgtgtgtttgtttgtgtgtatgagtgtgtgtttgtttgtatgcacgtgtatgtttgtgtgtgggtgtgggtgtgtgtgtgggtttgtgtgatTTGTttgggtgtgtgagtgtgtgtgtgtgtgtgtgtgtttgtatgcatgtgtatgtttgtgtgtgggtgtgtgtgtgggtttgtgtgatTTGTttgggtgtgtgagtgtgtgtgtgtgtgtgtgtgtgtgtttgtatgcatgtgtatgtttgtgtgtgggtgtgggtttgTGTGATTGTTTgggtgtatgtgtttgtgtgtgattgtgtatatttgtatgtgtgtctgtgtgtgtgcgtacgtcactgtgtgtgtgtgtgtgtgtgtttatgtatgtgtatatatatatatctgtatgtatttatgtgtgtgtgtgtgtgtgtgtgtgtgtgtgtgtgtcttcaggtGTACGATGGAAGCTGGATATGACTATAAACCAGATGTTTATCTTGAACCTGCAGTTCTGGAGCAGATGCTGATCAAGTCACCCATAAAACACGTTGCCAAGGTGAGCGAAATGCAGCATTACTCATTGATGTACAATATTACTGTTGTGATCGCCAGCGGTGTTTTCTCTATTGGAGTTTTATTCtgaatgaactacaactcccagaactctctgcgctcatcaactcctccagcTGACTATAATCTGGTcatccacacacagacacagctgctgCTCGTCtacactgattacaaggactataagTACACCTCAGCTCACGCACACATGGCTGAGTCTTTATCAACTTTACGAAGCGTTTTCCTTGTTAGATTTCTCCGTGTTTTTGATGCTTGCCTGGGCAGCGtggtagcacagtgggtagcagaagaaggtcactggttcaaatcctggctgggtcagttggtgtttctgtgtggagtttgcatgttctccttaaattcagcctatatagaTAGTTTTGTCAGTGTACTGCTCTAATGTAATTGCTTCTTTGATTTATGAAGTTGATCAATGTGTTTATTTGATCAGGTGAAGACTCCGGTGCTTCTGCTGCTGGGTGAAGATGACAAGCGAGTCCCTAATAAACAGGGCATTGAATATTACAGAGCTCTGAAGAGCCTGCAGGTCCCCGTAAGGTGCGTACATCCACATTCACTCATTATCAGAGCTGCACGGTTATTCTCCCACATTTCCGAATATTAACTTAACAAAATAAATAGGGATGCAATATATATCAGCAGCCATATCGACATCCGACCATAAATAGTGTTTTTAATCAGAATCAAAGAATTCTCTAAAtcgccctactgaaaaaaactaccTAAACTAGTctcagaggggttttggccacttccaggctggtttccagccatttccagtctggtcttagctggtcaggctggtagatgaccagctaaaaccagcttgaccagcctagctagGCTGGGAGCCCacccaaaaccagctatgtcctgcttaaaccagtctggtcagcctgaccagctaagaccaggctggaaatggctggaaaccagcctggaagtggccaaaaccactctaaaaccaggctggtcaaccaactaaaaccagccaaacaaccttggctggtttaagctgttctTTTCAGTAGGGCGTGCAGCTCTTCTGTGAATCATTGCTGTGGATCAGTGTTTTACcggtgtatttgtgtgtgtgtgtgtgtgtccccgcAGAGTGTTGTGGTACCCAGGCAATAATCACTCTCTGTCCAAAGTGGACGCAGAATCAGACGGGTTCATGAACGGCGCTCTGTGGATGATCCAGCACCTTTCTCTGTGACATCACTTCCTCTAACCAGCGCTTAACCAAGTGATTTTTAGCTTCtcttttttattgattaataaCTGCATCTGTGCTTCAGAATCTGTGTTGAACAGAAACACTGGAGGATTTTCAGAGCTTCATGTGTTGTAAATGATGAAATGCAGTCTGCATTGTTTCCAATAAAATCTTTTGACTTTCTGTAATGCGGATTTCATGATCGTAATGcggttggagtttgcatgttcttcctgtgttcacgtgggtttcctccgggtgctccggttttcccccacaagtccaaacacatgcggtacaggtgaattgggtaagctaaaattgtccgtagtgtatgtgtgtgaatggaagtgtatggatgtttcccagtgatgggttgcagctggaagggcatccgctgtgtaaaacatgctggataagttggtggttcattccgctgtttcgacccctgattaataaagggactaagccgaatgaatgaatgaatgaatgaatgaatgaacataaaacaatgaagttgtcccaaaataaCCGTAAGAACTGTGTTGAGCTCatcttaaataagtagcttgaacaaacagcaaacctaTTTTTTTCGAGAGCAGCATAGTTTTTAATAAATCTTCAATATGCTTTTATTTTCAGTAGCGATAACCAAGAATAGCTAATACTGCTCCCTGTTTCATCACATGCTTCACCACTTCTGAACATCTGTTCCTCGATCTGTTTGCCTGATAGGCTGACTTTCACTTCCAATGTTCACTACGGTAATATGAATATATTTCGCCTTAGCTTTACTTGGTTTCTTTGCTTCCCCTTGTGAATGTAAAAGACACGCTGCTGTGTGGACATGTCAGATTTGGATTTCAAACATTtggtaagttattattattattattattattattattattattgcttcacacacacaaggagtttgttttggctacagaagcttccagtgtacataaattgacaagtgacaacacaaaataaatatggaaaaaagaaatacgataaacattaaacagagatgcagttagtcaaaaaatatctgaatgttgaattgtgtgtacagatttgttataaatatacaggttataaggtgctgtgtacaagtgcgtatgagaaagtattggaTGTTTATTGTACAGTAGgagaatatttaactgttcatcaggtagatagcctgaggaaacaattattattattattattaataataattattgttattattattattattattattattattttgtgtatttcgATTATAGGGAAGGTATCAAATAGTTTGCACATGGGTCTGagacaaaatagtttttaaagatATAATACAGCCAGAAAAGTAGATCCCAgaattgcttttattttgaaatgaatatgtttattttgtttgcaatATGATGGAATATTATTGAACTTCTATTTTctcaaaagttatttaaaacattacaataaaaaaatcaaacccCTTTTGTTAATTGAATGTGATGTGTGAACTCTAAAAGGGGATTTCTCATCTTTGAACCACATTTAAGAAATTATAaggattattttctaataattcactgGCCTGGAGTGCGTTATTCTGCTTGTACTATGATTCCCACACCTAAAGttgagacttttgtcaggtttctgctctcaaactgctcctgtgtgtcgCACTAGTTTCTTCCACATCTTCTCcttctgttgtattttttttggaCAGTTGTAGCTGTGAAACAACTAATTCAGAgaagtgatatggagctgtaaagTGCTGTAAACCTGCCGGTACtatttagctgtgtgtttatctgacgataaccaaacaccttagagtaatcatcagccaatcagaatcaaccgCACTGTatacataatattattttatggGTCACAAATGAGACCATTTTGGTGTCCTCAtacaattaaatgttaaaaaaatttgattttacATGCATAAGTAGcatattaatatgcatataatcattattttgtttatctctgagaagaaaatataaaacggacactttaaagtaacaaaaaataatgcaaaaatgtaaaataatgtttattattaataaataaatgtagatggAATGAAGAGGTGAATtcttattatctttttattctcttaatttgttgtgtgtgtgcttttttgcaCACAAAATGGCTGGTTTAGTGTTATTATTTTGTGAAATGTAATGCAGTCAAAAtacctggaactactttagctgtgcatttatcacACCTTAGTATTTTCATTAGTTACAGCCCTGtagtattaatgttaataatattggATGATTTTAGTCAAATAACAAAGTTAGTCATGATATTTGTATCAGTCAGCAttataaaaaaaagcaaataatagACATTTCTGATATTCCTATTCTCATTTCCAGGCCATGTTTGGACCAATGATGTCCTTGATTCTGCTTCTGAATCAGTTTCAACTCATCGCAGCTTCACATCCTCAGTTTTATCCGTGTGAAAGTCACTCCACTAAAGATGGACACATAAATGTGGACTGCCAGCACAGACGTCTCTCTAAAGTCCCCAGGTTCACTTCTCCCTCAGTTATATCGCTCAACCTAAATAACAACCATATACACCACATTAAAGGTGATGCGTTTTCTGGTTTACCCAATCTCAAGTATCTCAGTCTCATGTGGAACTGTATATCTGACCGTCTTAAAGAGGCAAGATGGCCATTATGCAGCGTGAATATCGACCCGGATGCGTTTGTCAGACTGAAAAACCTTACTTCCCTCCAGTTAGCTGGGAACAGCTTGAAGACGATTCCTCCTCTACCAAAGCAGCTTGTAGTCCTGGGACTGGAATTCAACAATatttttcagatcatcaaaccTTTAGGGACACCACAACTAAAGCAACTGCTGCTGAGCAAGAATTGTTTCTACGCAAACCCATGCCACCAGCCTTACTTTATCAACTCAAGTGTGTTTCAGGATCTTCCTGAGCTTTTGAACCTTACTCTTAGTTACAACAACTTGACTACTATTCCCTCATATCTTCCAGGTTCACTAGAAAGTCTAGACTTGCGAGAGAATACAATTGATCAGATCAATAAAGAGTCCTTTGCAAGTCTCCGACATCTGCGACATCTTAACCTTGGGTGGAATTGCCAAAGGTGTGACCACGCTTCTGATCCCTGCTTCCCATGTCCAAACAACCAGTCTCTAGAGCTCCATCAGGATGCCTTTTTAGACCAGAAAGACTCTCTAGTGAGTCTGCATCTGCAAGGCAACTCGCTTCGTACTCTTCCTCGACATCTCTTCATAAACCTACACAAGCTCCAAGAGCTAGATCTCTCAAGCAACTTTCTAGCATTCACCATCCAAAATGGCACCTTTTACGAAGAGCTCCAGAATGTTGTGATTCTCAATCTTCTCTACAACTATGAACCCCTAAAAACCTTTTCTGAATTAATTCTGTCTCCATATATAGGGAAGATGGTGGCTCTGAGAGAGTTGTACCTGAGTGGGTTTTTCTTCAAAGAGCTGTCAAACCGCAGCATTGCACCTTTGGTCAAACTTCCAAGACTTGAAGTCTTAGATTTACGCATGAACTTCATTTGCGACATAAGCATTGACGGTCTTAGCCAGCTGAAAACAATTAGAAGAGTGGATCTTTCCCAAAACATGCTCGCCTTTAGTTTGTGCTTTTCAACATGCACTTCTGAAGCGAAATACCAAATGCCTGAAAAACATGACCATGAACAATCCAGCCTCCAAATGCAAGAAGTCTCCATCCTGAAGACAGAAACACAAGGCTCTAAACCGGACTACTGTTCTTTTTATTTCTCCATGTGGCATTTCAAAAGACAAATCTGCTCTAAAAACTTATATTTTGACCTGTCTCAGAACAACATCCCGTGGCTGAATGCGAGCACTTTTAGAGGCATGGAAAAAGTGGCATGCGTAGATCTGTCCTACAACTACATCAGTCAAACTTTAAACGGCCACCAATTCTCACATCTAAGCAAGCTATCTTACCTTAATATGGCGTACAACCGTATTGACCTGTATTCCGACAAGGCCTTTCAGGAGGTCAGTGGCACCCTAAAGGCTCTTGACCTCAGCAACAATGAGTTCCACTTTATAATGAAGGGAATGGGGCATCAGTTCACATTCCTTACGCACATGTCGTCTCTTATGATACTAAGTCTAGCAAACAATCACATTGGTCTCCGAATCTCAAACATCCTCAGCAGTGCTTCTCTGAAGTATCTTATTTTCTCTGGAAATCGTTTGGACATAATGTGGGACTCTTGGCGTAATCAATACATAAACTTCTTTCAGGGACTCACCAACCTTACGCACTTGGACATCTCGGAAAATCAGCTCAAATCTCTCTCCCCAGAGGTAATCGTAAACTTGCCTTTGAGTCTGCAAGTTTTCAGAGTCGACTTAAATATGTTGACTTATTTCCCATGGGCAAACATCTCAGTTCTCCAGCAACTCTGCTACCTTAATCTGAGTTCAAACATGCTGTCGTACTTGCCTAATATTAACTTTGATCTCCGTCTCACAGGATTGGATTTAAGTCACAACCGACTGGTTGCAATCCCGAAGGTATTCCTTAGTCAGGCAGTTAACCTTAAAAACCTCAATCTCAACAACAACCAACTGAAAATACTTGACGTTCAGGCTCTCCCATTGCCATTCCACAAGGGTTGTTCTTTCATTCCTGGTGGGCAGCATAAAAACAGGTCCTCCTGCAAGCTTGTCCTGCATGCCAATCCTTTTACCTGCAGTTGTGTTATTTCTGGGTTTGCCAAATTTCTTAGAGAAACCGATTTGGATGTGCCGCATCTCACCACACAGGTTCACTGTGGTTTCCCGGAGTCATTAGCTGGTGTGAATGTCCTCTCGGTAGATCTTCGCTCATGCCAGGAGATATTCGGAGGAGTCGCTTTCCTCTGTACTTCACTACTGACACTAGCAGCAACTTGTATTCCTCTCCTGAAGCATCTCTACGGCTGGGACCTGTGGTATTTAATCCAGATTCTGTGGACTGGACACCGGGGACACACTCCAGCTAATGGTAACCCTGCGGACATCCAGTATGATGCATTTGTGGTCTTCGATACCAGTAATAAAGCAGTCAGGGATTGGATCTACAAGGAGATGCTTGTGAGATTGGAGAACCGGGGGAGATGGCGCTTTCGACTTTGCTTAGAGGAACGTGACTGGATTCCTGGAGTCTCGTGCATTGAGAATCTGCACAAGTCCGTTTACAGCAGCAGAAAAACTGTGTTTGTGTTGACCAGCCCTGGGGGTTATTCTGACGCAAGTGGAATAGTACGCCAAGCCTTCCTTTTAGTTCAGCAGAGACTTCTGGATGAGAAGGTGGATGTTGCTGTTCTGGTTTTGCTGGATTTTCTCTTCCCCAAATTCAAGTACCTTCAGATGAGAAAGCGTCTCTGCAAGAAGTCTGTTCTGTCGTGGCCCAGAAACCCACGAGTGCAGCCACTTTTCTGGAATGATCTGCGCGTCGCTCTTGTTTCGGACAATGTTAGAGCCTACAACAAGAACGTCACCGAGAGTTTTTTCTGAAAACAGGGCCAGGAGCataatcttattttaatttaaagcgacAAAAATTGGATCTGAGCCTAGATGGGTCAGTTTCAAGCAGTTATAAACAAtctctgtgtggtattttgagctgaaagttCACTAAATCCTTAGAGACTTGTAAAAAGGGGCTTAATTGGTCCCATCATTGGAATAATGTGTTATATATAGTCATATTGGGTGCGTCTCAATCAGTTCCCTTGTTCAGGAGTCAGTGCACTAATCAGGGAGTCAACTATtttaaacaacataggctcactctgaaaacgtagcccaatatacatttctggagattgcgaattatgtagccagaagtacgtatggctgcatttcatctttaaaatgaaggctatggggcggtatgacactgttccttttcacgctaccagTTGACCCATGACCTCCGTATGGactgctttcccgctgttaccagtttgtccagataGCTTGCCGTGTATg encodes the following:
- the tlr9 gene encoding toll-like receptor 9; amino-acid sequence: MFGPMMSLILLLNQFQLIAASHPQFYPCESHSTKDGHINVDCQHRRLSKVPRFTSPSVISLNLNNNHIHHIKGDAFSGLPNLKYLSLMWNCISDRLKEARWPLCSVNIDPDAFVRLKNLTSLQLAGNSLKTIPPLPKQLVVLGLEFNNIFQIIKPLGTPQLKQLLLSKNCFYANPCHQPYFINSSVFQDLPELLNLTLSYNNLTTIPSYLPGSLESLDLRENTIDQINKESFASLRHLRHLNLGWNCQRCDHASDPCFPCPNNQSLELHQDAFLDQKDSLVSLHLQGNSLRTLPRHLFINLHKLQELDLSSNFLAFTIQNGTFYEELQNVVILNLLYNYEPLKTFSELILSPYIGKMVALRELYLSGFFFKELSNRSIAPLVKLPRLEVLDLRMNFICDISIDGLSQLKTIRRVDLSQNMLAFSLCFSTCTSEAKYQMPEKHDHEQSSLQMQEVSILKTETQGSKPDYCSFYFSMWHFKRQICSKNLYFDLSQNNIPWLNASTFRGMEKVACVDLSYNYISQTLNGHQFSHLSKLSYLNMAYNRIDLYSDKAFQEVSGTLKALDLSNNEFHFIMKGMGHQFTFLTHMSSLMILSLANNHIGLRISNILSSASLKYLIFSGNRLDIMWDSWRNQYINFFQGLTNLTHLDISENQLKSLSPEVIVNLPLSLQVFRVDLNMLTYFPWANISVLQQLCYLNLSSNMLSYLPNINFDLRLTGLDLSHNRLVAIPKVFLSQAVNLKNLNLNNNQLKILDVQALPLPFHKGCSFIPGGQHKNRSSCKLVLHANPFTCSCVISGFAKFLRETDLDVPHLTTQVHCGFPESLAGVNVLSVDLRSCQEIFGGVAFLCTSLLTLAATCIPLLKHLYGWDLWYLIQILWTGHRGHTPANGNPADIQYDAFVVFDTSNKAVRDWIYKEMLVRLENRGRWRFRLCLEERDWIPGVSCIENLHKSVYSSRKTVFVLTSPGGYSDASGIVRQAFLLVQQRLLDEKVDVAVLVLLDFLFPKFKYLQMRKRLCKKSVLSWPRNPRVQPLFWNDLRVALVSDNVRAYNKNVTESFF